The genomic stretch AGCGAGAAGCGGATGAATCTTATAAACTTGCTCCTGGTAGAGTGCGTCCTGATTTAGCGATCGAAGTAATCTTTTCCAGTGGCGGTATCAACAAATTGGAAGCATACAAGCGACTGAAAATAAAAGAAGTTTGGTTTTGGGAAGATGGAGTTTTAGAAGTTTATCACCTGTGCAAAGACGGCAACAAACTTTACTATGAGAAAATTTCCAATAGTGAAGAAGTTAAAGGAATCGATCTAGATTTGTTGCAAAGTTGTATTAATATAGTGAATCATGTTGATGCGATCAAAACCTTTCAACAAGCACTTCAAAAATAGGTACGTAGTTGCGCTTCAGCGCTAAAGCGCAACTACGTACTTTTAGATTTTTCCTAATGCGATCACGGCATTTTGTCCGCCAAAACCGAAACTAAAACACAGCAAATTTTGAATTTCGCTCGATCGCGCAACCCTCACCAAATTTAAATCAAATTCTGATTCTCTTAAACCTACACAAAGGGGTAAAATGCGATCGCGCAACCCCAACAAAGAAAAAGCAACTCCCAAAACTCCCGATGCTCCCAATGTATGCCCAGTTGCGCCTTTTGTCGAACTCACTGCTACATTTTGGGGAAATAAATACTTAATTAATTGCGCTTCATTGCGATCATTCAAAACTGTCCCAGTACCATGAGCATGAATATAATTAATATCAATAGGCGAAAGATTGCTCCGTTCTAAACATTGCTTCACCGCATAAATCGCACTTTTTCCGCCCACTTCTGGCGCATTAGCATGAAAAGCATCTGCTGTCAACCCAAAACCCAAAACTTCGCCGTAAACCTTTGCCCCTCGCGCTCTAGCTAATTCCTCGGTTTCCAAAACGAAAACCGCTGCACCTTCTCCTAAAACCAAACCTTCCCGCTGTTTATCGAAAGGATAAGCGCCTGTTTGAGCTAAAGCGCCCATTTGTTGAAAACCTGCCAAAGTCAAAGGTGTAATTGGCGTTTCTACCGCACCTGCAATTACTCGCTGACATTGCCCAGTTTGAATTAACTCAAAACCCTGCGCTAATGCCCAAATTCCCGTAGCACAAGCCGCCATAGGTGCCAAAACCGCTCCAGTTGCCCCAATTTTCCTTGCTGCACAAATCGCCGCCATATTTGGCAAACTCTCAAGCCAAGGAAACAGGGGACTGGGTACTGGGTACTTGGTACTGGGAGACTTTTCTTGCCCCTCTGCCCCTCTGCCCCTCTGCCCCTCTGCTCCTCTGCTCCCCTGCACAAACTGCTCCCAGCGTGCTTGTTGACTGCGACTTGAGCCGATTACTACGCCGCAATCTGGTAAAGGTGGGTTAAGTCCGGCATCTTTTAAGGCAAATTCTACGACTTTCTGAGTTAAGGTTAATAGTTCAGTTGGTCGATCGCCAATCATTGCCAAAGGTCTTGGCTTTAGTTCCGAAAAAGGTTGACGCAGCTTAATCGCAGATTTCCCAGCTAACAAACTTTGCCAACTAGAATCCAAATCACCCAAAGCTGAGAAAAAACCGATGCCTGTGATAAAAATCTTTACATTCATTTATTATTTGTCATTTGTTATGAGTCATTTGTCATTCGTTACTAGCAGTTAAGCAAAAACTCGTTTTTTGGTGATAAAAGCTAAACCATTAACTAATGACAAATGACCAATGACAAATAACTATTTTTTCAAATTTTCCGCGCCTTGAGTTACTTTGGCCGACTCAATCTTATCGCCTTTAGCAATCTTGTCAACTACATCCATGCCTTGAGTTACATACCCAAAAACTGCATAGCTGCCATCTAAAAAATTGACATCTGACAAAGCAAAATAAAACTGAGAAGAAGCAGAATCTGGAAACATCGATCTCGCCATTGCCACCGCACCGCGCTTATGATCTAAAACTGGCGGTTGAGAAATTCTGGCAGATTCAAAAGTTTTGCTGTAAACCGGGGAATCTGCACCTTGGGGCTTAATTTCTAAAGGAATATTACGCGGTTGTTTGGTATCTGGATCGACAAAACCACCAGTTCCCCATCGATCCTGTAATTTCGGGTCTTTACTTTGAGGATCTCCACCTTGGACGACAAAGTTTTTTTCTACTCTGTGAAAAACTAGACCATCATAGACA from Phormidium ambiguum IAM M-71 encodes the following:
- a CDS encoding Uma2 family endonuclease — encoded protein: MTPGTIATPPKESPLLFEGLTWREFKAVEQLLDRPGYRLSYLDGVLEIRRMPGEPHETVKKRIAGLLELYLLMAGFDFTPTGSMTLENETAGVKREADESYKLAPGRVRPDLAIEVIFSSGGINKLEAYKRLKIKEVWFWEDGVLEVYHLCKDGNKLYYEKISNSEEVKGIDLDLLQSCINIVNHVDAIKTFQQALQK
- a CDS encoding beta-ketoacyl-ACP synthase; this translates as MNVKIFITGIGFFSALGDLDSSWQSLLAGKSAIKLRQPFSELKPRPLAMIGDRPTELLTLTQKVVEFALKDAGLNPPLPDCGVVIGSSRSQQARWEQFVQGSRGAEGQRGRGAEGQEKSPSTKYPVPSPLFPWLESLPNMAAICAARKIGATGAVLAPMAACATGIWALAQGFELIQTGQCQRVIAGAVETPITPLTLAGFQQMGALAQTGAYPFDKQREGLVLGEGAAVFVLETEELARARGAKVYGEVLGFGLTADAFHANAPEVGGKSAIYAVKQCLERSNLSPIDINYIHAHGTGTVLNDRNEAQLIKYLFPQNVAVSSTKGATGHTLGASGVLGVAFSLLGLRDRILPLCVGLRESEFDLNLVRVARSSEIQNLLCFSFGFGGQNAVIALGKI
- a CDS encoding peptidylprolyl isomerase, translating into MQIKVSRWLVSLIIVGALLLGGCTSQEGSSQTSENSSTTPVSVTQANNPQMNNLPRLEGKATVVMVVNGSPITIEVDGANAPITAGNFVDLVERGVYDGLVFHRVEKNFVVQGGDPQSKDPKLQDRWGTGGFVDPDTKQPRNIPLEIKPQGADSPVYSKTFESARISQPPVLDHKRGAVAMARSMFPDSASSQFYFALSDVNFLDGSYAVFGYVTQGMDVVDKIAKGDKIESAKVTQGAENLKK